One stretch of Leptospira mtsangambouensis DNA includes these proteins:
- the dcd gene encoding dCTP deaminase translates to MILTGKEILKRLGNDIKIEPYDPNLLNPNSYNLRLHEDLLVYSEFPLDMKKPNPVQNLKIPEDGLLLEPGKLYLGRTIEFTETHNLVPMLEGRSSIGRLGMFVHITAGFGDVGFKGFWTLEIQVTHPLRVYAGVQICQIFYHTVEGEISEYKSGKYQANQGIQPSLLYKDFEKK, encoded by the coding sequence GTGATTTTAACTGGAAAAGAAATTTTAAAAAGACTAGGTAACGATATAAAAATCGAACCTTATGATCCTAACTTATTGAATCCAAATTCTTATAATTTAAGATTACATGAAGATCTTTTGGTATATTCAGAATTTCCTTTGGATATGAAAAAACCAAATCCAGTCCAAAATTTAAAAATACCAGAAGATGGATTATTATTAGAACCGGGAAAGTTGTATTTAGGTAGAACCATCGAATTTACGGAGACACATAACCTGGTGCCGATGTTAGAAGGTCGTTCTTCCATTGGAAGACTTGGAATGTTCGTCCATATCACTGCTGGTTTTGGGGATGTTGGGTTTAAGGGATTTTGGACATTAGAAATCCAGGTGACTCATCCTCTCCGTGTGTATGCAGGTGTCCAAATCTGTCAGATTTTTTATCATACAGTGGAAGGGGAAATCAGCGAATACAAATCAGGAAAATACCAGGCCAACCAAGGCATCCAACCTTCCTTATTGTATAAAGACTTTGAAAAGAAATAA
- a CDS encoding LIC10067 family putative lipoprotein, translating to MRRILYTIGFSLVLGNSFSCKTSSNEDPLASLLTSPPVVSSVTPQIGTPAQNNLNATYAATEVVIKGENFGIDPVIRFNDIVATISLNTGTELYTRVPDGAFSGFITVSKSGGSCLPNSKSGVNCAGMEYFIDCYTVANKQYGSEIELKQGQSLSIEFDGQETKAFHTDTLLSSRNLTIGCESTVTVRVFDRSCRATDYVLQNDPVIPFPAGVATQFYLTAQSATCSLAL from the coding sequence ATGAGAAGGATTTTATACACAATCGGATTCTCACTAGTACTTGGAAACAGTTTTTCATGTAAAACCTCTTCCAATGAAGATCCTCTTGCTTCCCTATTAACCTCTCCCCCCGTAGTATCCTCTGTGACTCCACAAATTGGAACTCCTGCCCAAAACAATCTCAATGCCACCTATGCGGCTACTGAAGTTGTCATCAAAGGGGAAAATTTTGGAATCGATCCAGTGATCCGATTTAATGATATTGTTGCGACGATCAGTCTCAATACTGGAACAGAATTATACACCCGAGTACCAGATGGTGCTTTTTCTGGTTTCATCACTGTATCTAAATCGGGCGGATCTTGTTTGCCTAACTCCAAATCAGGCGTTAATTGTGCCGGAATGGAATACTTTATCGACTGTTATACGGTTGCAAACAAACAATACGGTTCTGAAATCGAACTAAAACAAGGGCAGAGTTTGTCTATTGAATTTGATGGACAAGAAACCAAAGCCTTCCATACAGATACCTTGTTATCCTCTAGAAACCTAACCATCGGATGTGAAAGTACGGTCACTGTTAGAGTTTTTGATCGGTCTTGTCGGGCCACTGATTACGTCTTACAAAACGATCCGGTCATCCCATTTCCAGCAGGTGTGGCTACCCAATTCTACCTTACTGCTCAATCAGCAACTTGTAGTTTGGCTCTTTAA
- a CDS encoding enoyl-CoA hydratase-related protein, with protein MNTVTLQTHHTYVALIELSRPEAKNAISLQLLAELREKIQEVKLGRARALVIIGNGDSFCSGADLKERKSMSELQVKQFLTDINLCFSELSNLSIPTIAAINGFAFGGGLELALSCDIRYASESAQMGLTETKLGIIPGAGGTQRLSRIVGESTAMEWIFSGKKLTGKEAMARGLVSQIFEQDHLRESSLALAREISESAPIAVSASKKALRGGLDLPMKSALEWERLCYFETIGTKDRIEALQAFAEKRKPNFKGE; from the coding sequence ATGAACACCGTCACACTCCAAACCCACCATACTTATGTAGCATTGATAGAACTCAGCCGTCCAGAAGCAAAAAATGCCATCTCCTTGCAGCTTCTAGCAGAACTTAGAGAAAAAATCCAAGAAGTTAAGTTGGGTAGGGCACGCGCACTCGTCATCATTGGTAACGGAGATTCTTTCTGTTCCGGGGCGGATTTGAAAGAACGAAAGTCCATGTCTGAATTACAGGTGAAACAATTTTTGACGGACATCAACCTTTGTTTTTCTGAATTATCAAACCTATCCATACCAACCATCGCGGCTATCAATGGATTTGCATTTGGTGGTGGGTTAGAATTGGCTCTATCATGTGATATTCGTTATGCGAGTGAGTCTGCACAAATGGGACTTACAGAAACAAAACTAGGAATCATTCCCGGGGCAGGGGGAACACAAAGACTTTCTCGAATCGTCGGAGAATCCACAGCAATGGAGTGGATTTTTTCAGGGAAAAAGTTAACCGGAAAAGAAGCTATGGCGCGAGGTTTAGTTTCTCAAATTTTCGAACAAGACCATTTGAGGGAATCTTCTCTTGCTTTGGCAAGGGAGATATCGGAATCTGCACCTATTGCCGTTTCTGCTTCCAAAAAAGCCCTGCGCGGTGGGTTGGATTTACCAATGAAATCTGCCCTAGAGTGGGAAAGGTTATGTTATTTTGAAACGATTGGAACAAAAGATAGAATAGAAGCCTTACAGGCGTTTGCTGAAAAAAGAAAACCTAATTTTAAGGGAGAATGA
- a CDS encoding tetratricopeptide repeat protein: MAQEIQALFNEAVRLERNGEWDRAESQYKLLLEKDPNYHLALQNLGVVYAKQGKHAEAIPLFSKAYKLHANVKNCYNLAVSLYKHEETEKAISFLKQTLTFEKKFISAHLLLAQAYQKLGNDEKTEVYLSNVIKIEPNHKSALGGLAMFYYERNRFPESLKMIERYLILYPGNAQLKIIQSEILAKQGNYKASATLLSTMVKEDVGFTNFNESLQAAWKEEDEVVHESLVRIQSKAKLKLKEFQTKLELSKENPEEFSPPDAQEALDLSLLYLFNGNPEKAMQYLVFAQKMKEKTEPERLP; the protein is encoded by the coding sequence ATGGCACAAGAAATCCAAGCTTTATTCAATGAGGCAGTCCGTTTGGAACGAAACGGGGAATGGGATCGTGCCGAATCACAATACAAACTTTTACTCGAAAAAGATCCCAATTACCATTTGGCATTACAAAATTTGGGTGTGGTTTATGCAAAACAAGGAAAACACGCAGAAGCCATTCCTTTGTTTTCTAAAGCCTATAAACTTCATGCAAACGTTAAAAATTGTTATAACTTGGCTGTTTCACTTTATAAACATGAGGAAACAGAAAAAGCGATTAGTTTTCTTAAACAAACCTTAACCTTTGAAAAAAAGTTTATTTCTGCACATCTATTACTCGCGCAAGCCTATCAGAAGTTAGGCAATGATGAGAAAACCGAAGTATATCTAAGTAATGTAATTAAAATCGAACCAAACCATAAATCAGCTTTAGGAGGGCTTGCGATGTTTTATTACGAAAGGAATCGTTTTCCAGAAAGTTTAAAGATGATTGAACGTTATTTGATTTTGTATCCGGGAAATGCTCAGTTAAAAATCATCCAATCAGAAATTCTCGCAAAACAGGGAAATTATAAAGCATCTGCTACTTTGCTTTCAACTATGGTAAAAGAGGATGTGGGATTCACAAATTTTAATGAAAGTTTGCAAGCCGCTTGGAAAGAAGAAGATGAAGTTGTTCATGAAAGTTTAGTTCGTATCCAATCCAAAGCAAAATTGAAGTTAAAGGAATTTCAAACGAAACTGGAACTTTCGAAAGAGAACCCAGAAGAGTTCTCTCCTCCCGATGCGCAGGAAGCATTGGATTTGAGTTTGTTGTATCTTTTCAATGGAAACCCGGAAAAAGCGATGCAATATTTAGTATTTGCTCAAAAGATGAAGGAAAAGACAGAACCAGAAAGGTTACCTTAG
- the mpl36 gene encoding RlpA family plasminogen-binding lipoprotein MPL36, giving the protein MQRLILLSIILWLVSCSSADATRRDYSASGDPEDIFFERSGKSKPASNTKSDDPVARSIIDDLDSNGKTSAPTGVAAIPTKKPTTQFDEVGLSSWYGQKFQGRPTASGEPFDRMKMTGAHRTLPIGSVVKIQNLENNKEAVVRINDRGPFVDERIVDVSEKTAEILEFKDKGVTKVGIKVLKKGEEDLADDLDDADLLDDAPAKPEKLTPVKPGAVKPIAAGKGFTVQVGVFQEKERALKYQENMKSEYNQSVFVTPRDGKFVVQVGDFADRAKAESLKSKLKYDGIDCFIANR; this is encoded by the coding sequence ATGCAAAGACTCATACTTTTATCCATAATATTGTGGCTAGTATCCTGCAGTTCAGCAGATGCCACCCGTAGAGATTATAGTGCATCCGGGGATCCGGAGGATATTTTTTTTGAACGTTCTGGGAAGTCAAAACCAGCAAGTAACACGAAATCAGATGACCCAGTGGCGCGTTCTATCATTGACGATTTAGATTCCAATGGAAAAACATCAGCGCCTACTGGTGTAGCAGCCATCCCTACCAAAAAACCAACAACACAATTTGATGAAGTTGGTTTATCTTCTTGGTATGGACAAAAATTCCAAGGTCGCCCTACTGCGAGTGGTGAACCTTTTGACCGCATGAAAATGACAGGCGCACATAGAACACTTCCCATTGGTAGTGTAGTCAAAATCCAAAACCTAGAAAACAACAAAGAAGCTGTGGTTCGGATCAATGACCGCGGACCATTTGTTGATGAACGAATTGTGGATGTATCTGAAAAAACAGCGGAGATCCTCGAATTTAAGGACAAAGGTGTTACCAAAGTTGGGATCAAAGTTCTTAAAAAAGGGGAAGAAGATCTTGCGGATGATTTAGATGACGCAGACCTTCTAGACGATGCTCCTGCAAAACCAGAAAAATTGACTCCGGTAAAACCAGGTGCAGTGAAACCAATTGCGGCCGGCAAAGGATTTACTGTGCAAGTGGGAGTGTTTCAAGAAAAGGAACGAGCTCTAAAATACCAAGAAAACATGAAATCTGAGTACAACCAATCCGTGTTCGTCACTCCCCGAGATGGAAAGTTCGTCGTTCAAGTTGGTGATTTTGCAGACCGCGCAAAAGCAGAATCTCTCAAATCAAAATTAAAATATGATGGGATTGATTGTTTTATCGCCAATCGTTAG
- a CDS encoding DUF2147 domain-containing protein — translation MNQKLVLSVWTAILFAGSSLLAQEADVAVGRYLPPEKDSVIEIFKCGDKYCGKTVCIKDNAYPEKEKDKGVPGTPYLDHNNEDPKLRNRPNLGMVFITGFDYVGEGVYKNGKIYNPRDGKTYCGKFTSLEGGNRLDLKGTLCSITFIGKTNNWVKLGGVNLDDPKWDCTFKAKK, via the coding sequence ATGAATCAAAAACTTGTTTTAAGTGTATGGACGGCAATTCTCTTCGCCGGAAGTTCTCTACTAGCCCAAGAAGCAGACGTAGCCGTAGGCCGGTATTTACCCCCTGAAAAAGACTCAGTCATTGAAATTTTCAAATGCGGTGATAAATACTGTGGTAAAACGGTTTGTATCAAAGACAACGCCTACCCTGAAAAAGAAAAAGATAAAGGAGTTCCAGGCACTCCCTACCTCGACCACAACAATGAAGATCCAAAACTTAGAAACCGTCCCAACTTAGGTATGGTATTTATTACTGGATTTGACTATGTAGGAGAAGGTGTTTATAAAAACGGAAAGATTTACAACCCACGTGATGGAAAAACCTACTGTGGAAAATTCACTTCTCTCGAAGGTGGAAATCGATTGGATCTAAAGGGAACCCTTTGTTCTATTACGTTTATCGGAAAAACAAACAACTGGGTGAAACTTGGTGGTGTGAATCTCGATGACCCTAAATGGGACTGTACGTTCAAAGCTAAAAAATAA
- the folP gene encoding dihydropteroate synthase, producing MAEIFGILNITTDSFSDGGKFLNPDDAINQGTKLLQEGADWLDVSGQSSNINANLVSEEEEWKRVEPVIRHFVPKGVRISLDSFRPEVQRKGIEAGVRCLNDITGFTYDGDRSFLSSYIKKYPELIFIIMHSHNKNIAKFKSDLSPEIVIKKIQVFFRDRRSELISMGIPETALIYDPGMGFFLSENPMVSFRVLQELDILKLEFPQLMLGVSRKSFLGNILGNLPTVDREFATLACELYLLKNKIPFIRTHNVIKLRQAEKIWNLCQGNE from the coding sequence ATGGCCGAAATCTTCGGAATCTTAAACATTACCACAGACTCCTTTAGTGACGGGGGGAAATTTTTAAACCCTGATGATGCGATCAACCAAGGGACCAAACTACTTCAAGAAGGGGCCGATTGGCTGGATGTATCGGGCCAATCATCGAACATCAATGCGAATTTAGTCTCTGAAGAAGAGGAATGGAAACGAGTGGAACCTGTCATTAGACATTTTGTTCCCAAAGGTGTCCGAATCAGCCTAGACAGTTTTCGTCCAGAGGTACAAAGAAAGGGTATTGAGGCAGGAGTACGTTGTCTTAATGATATCACTGGATTTACCTATGATGGTGATCGTAGTTTTTTAAGTTCTTATATTAAAAAATACCCAGAACTTATATTCATCATCATGCATTCGCATAACAAAAATATTGCGAAATTTAAATCAGATTTAAGTCCTGAAATTGTAATCAAAAAGATCCAAGTTTTTTTTAGGGACCGTCGCTCCGAACTGATATCAATGGGGATTCCAGAAACGGCCCTAATTTATGATCCAGGTATGGGTTTTTTTCTTAGTGAAAATCCAATGGTTTCTTTTCGGGTTTTACAAGAATTAGATATTCTTAAGTTGGAATTCCCCCAACTAATGTTAGGTGTATCCAGGAAATCGTTTTTAGGAAATATACTTGGAAATTTGCCGACAGTAGATAGAGAATTTGCTACCTTAGCCTGCGAACTTTATCTATTAAAAAATAAAATTCCTTTCATACGGACGCATAACGTAATCAAGTTAAGACAGGCAGAAAAAATATGGAATTTATGCCAAGGAAATGAATGA
- a CDS encoding tetratricopeptide repeat protein has product MRFCIFYILLLCHTLILWGCRYPIAKQDELESDTLFLELSNSAATECNAEGIRLSKTIQLDQAEVVWDKCIQTNPNEIVVHLNRLRFYFLLDEYETLKQKIAKEAPSRSSVTYTNILKELDLRLRTDERVVLLDALSRVKGWELYSYEELANYYLQTGNYSYAEGYFNQILEVVPFHENALYGMADIQVQKNNWYSLLDYAKSLEVAAKKNKEFHFYFTKANYELGRYEEALKWAESATASEKTQISFLEVWRDTLFVLKDSPKWDNLLPYYRKAVEKGYSVPESVFFPTLSKEGKDIRKAVRSGRS; this is encoded by the coding sequence TTGAGATTTTGCATTTTTTACATTCTACTCCTTTGTCATACTTTGATTTTATGGGGATGTCGTTATCCCATAGCAAAACAAGATGAATTAGAATCAGATACTTTGTTTTTGGAACTTTCGAATTCTGCTGCCACTGAATGCAATGCAGAAGGTATCCGATTGTCAAAAACCATTCAGTTGGACCAAGCGGAAGTTGTTTGGGATAAATGCATTCAAACCAATCCAAATGAAATTGTTGTCCACTTAAACCGACTACGGTTTTATTTTTTGTTGGATGAATACGAAACTCTGAAACAAAAAATTGCAAAAGAAGCTCCATCTCGCTCGTCAGTCACATATACCAATATTTTAAAAGAATTGGATCTTCGATTGCGAACGGATGAACGAGTGGTCTTATTGGATGCACTTTCTCGTGTGAAAGGATGGGAACTGTATTCCTATGAAGAGTTGGCAAATTACTATTTGCAAACAGGTAACTATTCTTATGCGGAAGGTTATTTTAATCAAATTTTAGAAGTAGTTCCATTTCATGAGAACGCTTTGTATGGAATGGCAGACATTCAAGTACAAAAAAATAATTGGTACAGTTTGCTCGATTATGCAAAGTCTTTAGAAGTGGCTGCTAAAAAAAATAAGGAATTCCATTTTTATTTTACCAAAGCAAATTATGAATTAGGGCGTTATGAAGAAGCCCTGAAATGGGCAGAATCAGCTACCGCTAGCGAAAAAACTCAAATTAGTTTTTTAGAAGTTTGGCGTGATACCTTATTTGTATTGAAGGACAGTCCCAAATGGGACAATCTTTTGCCTTACTATCGTAAGGCGGTTGAAAAGGGCTACTCTGTTCCTGAATCAGTTTTTTTTCCAACTCTATCTAAAGAAGGAAAAGATATTAGGAAAGCTGTTCGTTCGGGTAGAAGTTAA
- a CDS encoding SpoIIE family protein phosphatase produces the protein MSESIISVDHILTNYYTFGSLIVTVLLAVLTTFFFSLKDRTVATKHMGLACLFLCLFQFGYLLGAFYYHPIASYHRWITGGFIIFGIIHFGQFFFRFPDNESPKAASIILFVLHAIAIVVVLWFLVTVSQGERKYHFTAHHWDFNSEGPSRILSLFIAAYSFINFLVLPGYRLFHVNKEKRGTLFIMLIAALIAAVVPNITNVMSRDGAMERSTYLTALVLLFTFTFFIITISFINNSSERTTFMVKIVGISFVTILLIMQAFSYLVDQEKETSFDNTAIQKALRVAEGGERSKDILFVIESDSSGQSLKKAYLPSSVNLDLPLVQADLYNTALYDEVVNISEADYRKTLKASLTKTPYYFEGYKNAIIQFLEENPDTEGGELKAEVSKLIEKLNRRTFINTNKLADILPDQFCEEGVKYVEKVKNVDTFRDAILKHVNDCKWDGKEISGADLRVEMLKFFRYFKPDLTRHYRKDLDGVSHYIAYMTYDAKNKINREVGFNYRDYRAYMHKSAKLELVILAIVMFVLLVVFPLFFRSALVNPLYALLAGVEKVNQGNLEVEVPIKVNDEIGFLAESFNGMVSSIRDARRELQDYAENLEEKVKERTKELQEKMDEIHRLKVQQDGDYFLTSLLAKPLFFNANKSDNIRCDFFVHQKKTFEFRNKTGDLGGDICITGNLKLGKPDDFQRYTMVMNGDAMGKSMQGAGGSLVMGVVMNSIMARSAGNKRILNRTPEEWLTDVYEEVNAVFKSFSGTMVISATVMLIDDESGKIWYFNAEHPYSILYRDGKASFIEDELKLRKLGLDSEYPFEVQTFQLLPGDQLILGSDGRDDIDLTPDEDVRTINEDETMVLRFVEQADGDIYEVEKLVKKAGDVTDDISMLSVVFKSEKTPVHHAPEKDDLSHQPVDDFFDTPGDDWDEALTTSGAFEEGKILYQNGEIERAITVMKKAFLGDPTNQKLNKFLGLVSYKGKEYDIAAKVLTEFLKENEGSGEYWYYLAMSEKKLGNYESALKAAQEALKYDPENFQNLINLADVSRLLGNVDRAVTYVTRAQSIDPTNKNVLKLSKLLEKATSLN, from the coding sequence ATGAGTGAAAGCATAATATCCGTTGACCACATACTAACAAATTATTACACATTCGGTAGTTTAATTGTCACTGTCCTCCTTGCGGTCTTGACTACATTCTTTTTCTCTCTAAAAGACAGAACGGTCGCAACTAAACATATGGGGCTTGCATGTTTGTTTTTATGCCTGTTCCAATTCGGATACCTATTAGGGGCTTTTTACTACCATCCCATTGCTTCCTACCACCGTTGGATCACCGGTGGGTTCATTATTTTTGGAATCATTCATTTTGGTCAGTTCTTCTTCCGTTTTCCAGATAACGAAAGTCCAAAAGCTGCATCCATTATATTGTTTGTTCTGCATGCTATTGCCATCGTTGTTGTTTTGTGGTTTCTTGTTACTGTTTCACAAGGAGAAAGAAAATACCATTTCACTGCTCACCACTGGGATTTTAATTCAGAAGGACCAAGCAGGATTTTAAGTTTATTCATAGCTGCTTATTCATTTATCAACTTCTTAGTTTTACCAGGTTATCGATTGTTCCACGTGAACAAAGAAAAACGTGGAACTCTTTTTATTATGTTAATTGCTGCACTCATTGCAGCAGTTGTGCCAAACATAACAAACGTTATGAGCCGTGATGGTGCAATGGAACGATCCACTTACCTCACAGCCCTCGTATTACTTTTTACTTTCACATTCTTTATCATTACAATTTCTTTTATCAACAACAGTAGTGAAAGAACAACCTTTATGGTTAAAATTGTAGGAATTTCATTTGTGACAATCCTACTCATCATGCAAGCCTTCAGTTACTTGGTAGACCAAGAAAAAGAAACCTCTTTTGATAATACGGCAATCCAAAAGGCACTCCGTGTTGCGGAAGGAGGAGAACGATCCAAAGATATATTATTTGTCATCGAATCCGATTCTTCAGGCCAAAGTCTAAAAAAGGCTTACTTACCTTCCTCTGTTAATTTAGATTTACCTTTAGTACAAGCAGATCTTTATAATACGGCATTATATGATGAGGTGGTCAATATTAGTGAAGCGGATTACAGAAAAACTCTCAAGGCGAGTTTAACAAAAACTCCTTATTACTTTGAAGGTTATAAAAATGCAATCATTCAATTTTTGGAAGAGAATCCTGATACAGAAGGCGGAGAATTAAAAGCGGAAGTTTCCAAATTAATTGAAAAACTCAATCGTAGAACCTTCATCAACACGAACAAACTTGCTGACATTTTACCTGATCAGTTCTGTGAAGAAGGTGTCAAATACGTTGAAAAAGTAAAAAACGTAGACACGTTCCGTGATGCCATTCTCAAACATGTAAACGATTGTAAATGGGATGGTAAAGAAATATCAGGGGCAGACCTCCGCGTGGAAATGTTGAAGTTCTTCCGATATTTCAAACCAGATTTAACCAGACACTATAGAAAAGATTTAGATGGCGTTTCGCATTACATTGCTTATATGACTTATGATGCGAAAAATAAAATCAACAGAGAAGTTGGTTTTAACTACCGTGACTATCGTGCTTACATGCACAAATCAGCAAAACTCGAACTAGTGATCCTTGCCATTGTGATGTTCGTGTTATTAGTAGTATTCCCGTTATTCTTTCGATCAGCACTTGTGAATCCACTGTATGCCCTACTCGCAGGGGTCGAAAAAGTAAACCAAGGAAATTTAGAAGTAGAAGTTCCGATTAAGGTAAATGATGAGATCGGATTTTTGGCTGAATCATTCAACGGGATGGTTTCTTCCATTCGAGATGCAAGACGTGAACTCCAAGACTACGCAGAGAATCTAGAAGAAAAAGTAAAAGAAAGAACCAAAGAACTTCAAGAGAAAATGGATGAGATCCATCGATTGAAAGTGCAACAAGATGGTGATTACTTCCTCACTTCCTTACTAGCAAAACCATTATTTTTTAATGCAAATAAATCAGATAACATCCGCTGTGACTTCTTTGTTCACCAAAAGAAAACTTTCGAATTCCGAAATAAAACCGGAGATCTCGGTGGTGATATTTGTATCACAGGAAACTTAAAATTAGGAAAACCTGATGATTTCCAACGATATACCATGGTGATGAACGGTGATGCAATGGGAAAATCCATGCAGGGTGCCGGTGGTTCCTTGGTAATGGGTGTGGTTATGAATTCCATTATGGCTCGATCTGCAGGTAACAAACGGATCCTCAATCGAACACCGGAAGAATGGCTTACCGATGTATATGAAGAAGTAAATGCAGTATTCAAGTCTTTTAGTGGAACAATGGTAATCTCTGCCACTGTCATGTTGATTGATGACGAATCAGGAAAAATATGGTATTTTAACGCAGAACACCCTTACAGCATTCTTTATCGAGATGGAAAAGCAAGTTTCATCGAAGATGAATTAAAACTTCGTAAACTTGGATTGGATTCTGAATATCCATTCGAAGTACAAACATTCCAACTTCTGCCTGGTGACCAATTGATCCTTGGATCCGATGGGCGTGACGATATCGACCTCACTCCCGATGAAGATGTTAGAACTATCAACGAAGATGAAACGATGGTTCTGCGATTTGTAGAACAAGCTGACGGTGATATCTATGAAGTTGAAAAATTAGTCAAAAAAGCAGGTGATGTCACAGATGATATCTCCATGCTCAGCGTTGTTTTTAAGAGCGAAAAGACTCCAGTTCATCATGCTCCGGAAAAGGATGATCTTTCCCACCAACCTGTTGATGACTTTTTTGACACACCAGGTGATGATTGGGACGAAGCACTCACAACCTCGGGTGCATTCGAAGAAGGAAAAATTCTCTACCAAAATGGTGAAATTGAAAGAGCCATCACTGTCATGAAAAAAGCTTTCCTAGGTGATCCAACCAACCAAAAACTAAATAAGTTTTTGGGTCTTGTGAGTTACAAAGGAAAGGAATATGATATTGCAGCAAAAGTTCTCACTGAATTCCTAAAAGAAAATGAAGGTTCAGGTGAATATTGGTATTACTTAGCAATGTCCGAAAAAAAACTTGGAAACTACGAAAGTGCACTAAAAGCAGCGCAAGAGGCATTAAAATACGATCCGGAAAATTTCCAAAATCTAATTAACCTTGCTGACGTTAGTCGATTGCTCGGGAATGTTGATCGAGCCGTTACTTATGTAACTCGGGCTCAATCCATTGATCCAACAAATAAAAACGTCCTCAAACTTTCAAAGTTACTAGAAAAAGCGACTAGCCTCAATTAA
- a CDS encoding methyl-accepting chemotaxis protein, which produces MFHFRSNDSTKEFLIRNRKSIREHIIRNSSIEKSNDSEILNLLELQRKLRGLITSSADEIAVSILGTSTNLKNIEHLQSQFVSGLSHFSDISANLASSAEELDAVIHSVSFQISETLKTFDATGQRNIELVDSLEKTTKEIETIAKQSLWVKVENQKNEVEIQLLYNDLQKINENIQLVKDISDRTNLLALNASIEAARAGEEGRGFSVVADGVSKLAENTKVAVKTIQESAQHIRSRFLEFQENSKTRTSVLIEIIEKIQAIESSVVSNRKESKTNLSEIQILITQFHDLEFKLREVGVASQNIANDSTSISNQVHVLSDHSVRTKTDFEAIFAKIENTVKLITNQNSVWLLEFIFQRRLDHIHWVQAVDQAIATGNVNLFPQLNHMLCKMGLWYYQSSVLDAKQKAIHDQLEIPHRELHTCAIHIKEAIVQNDSVKVKQERSKLQEHFNELSKIFDSYIQYLEIKTMEDQGLTSIN; this is translated from the coding sequence ATGTTTCATTTTAGATCAAACGACTCTACAAAAGAGTTTTTAATACGGAATCGTAAATCGATCCGTGAACATATCATTCGTAACAGTTCCATTGAGAAATCGAATGATTCTGAGATTTTAAATCTTTTAGAATTACAACGAAAATTAAGAGGTTTGATTACATCCTCTGCTGATGAAATTGCTGTTTCTATTCTCGGAACTTCAACGAACCTTAAAAACATTGAACATTTACAATCCCAATTTGTATCGGGGCTTTCGCATTTTAGTGATATTTCAGCCAATCTAGCCAGTAGTGCGGAAGAATTAGATGCTGTGATTCACTCTGTTTCATTTCAAATTTCAGAAACACTAAAAACCTTTGATGCAACGGGACAAAGAAATATTGAATTAGTTGATAGTTTAGAAAAAACAACAAAGGAAATTGAAACGATCGCTAAACAATCGTTATGGGTGAAAGTTGAAAACCAAAAAAATGAAGTCGAAATTCAACTTTTGTATAACGATCTTCAAAAAATTAACGAAAATATTCAATTGGTAAAAGATATTTCGGATCGTACAAATTTATTGGCACTCAATGCGTCCATTGAAGCGGCCCGTGCAGGTGAAGAAGGAAGAGGTTTTTCCGTGGTTGCGGATGGGGTTTCCAAGTTAGCCGAAAATACCAAAGTAGCAGTCAAAACAATCCAAGAATCTGCTCAACATATTAGATCTCGGTTTTTGGAATTCCAAGAAAATTCAAAAACCAGAACTTCCGTTCTCATTGAAATCATTGAAAAAATCCAAGCCATTGAATCTTCCGTTGTATCTAATAGAAAAGAATCCAAAACAAATTTAAGTGAAATTCAAATTTTGATCACTCAATTCCATGATTTGGAATTTAAACTTCGTGAAGTAGGGGTTGCTTCTCAAAATATTGCCAATGATTCTACAAGTATATCCAACCAAGTTCATGTACTTTCAGATCATAGTGTTCGAACAAAAACTGATTTTGAAGCGATATTTGCCAAAATTGAAAATACTGTAAAATTAATAACGAATCAAAATTCGGTTTGGTTATTGGAATTTATTTTTCAAAGGAGATTAGATCATATCCATTGGGTACAGGCAGTTGACCAAGCAATTGCAACTGGAAATGTAAATCTATTTCCTCAGTTAAACCATATGCTTTGTAAAATGGGTTTGTGGTATTATCAAAGTTCAGTATTGGATGCAAAACAAAAAGCCATTCATGATCAGTTGGAAATTCCCCATCGTGAATTACATACTTGCGCCATCCATATCAAAGAAGCGATTGTTCAAAATGATTCGGTGAAAGTAAAACAAGAAAGATCTAAGTTACAAGAACACTTTAATGAACTCAGTAAAATATTTGATTCCTATATTCAGTATTTAGAAATCAAAACGATGGAAGATCAGGGACTAACCTCAATTAATTGA